The DNA region acatcttatatttgataattgtgttgaaatatttgtcataaaGCATCATTTAAATCAACAAAGCAGAAATATGTAAACACACATTGCATTCCTTTTGTTGATAGCTGGGCCAGCTCTGGAACTGTGTAGAATTTTGTTAACTTTAGCCTCAATTTCAACGCCGTATGACTCGATAAACTGTTACTAACACTCtacatttgtttgtattgtacgacaaaaatcttaccaacagtgccaGAGTTTGTTTCCTTGAACAACCTTTGAAGTTCTAAACCAACCGCTGGAGTTTGACATGAATCGTTCCATTAGTTTTTAACCCTCGCTCCttgtcagtatttttttaaacgACCCTCTAAATTCCTTGCTTCTCCATGCATAAATAACAGGATTAAGTGCCGAATTACTAACTGCCAGAAATATTATGAAGAAATAGAACCACGGAGTTCCACATGTTGGCCGGGGAGTATCAATTGAAGCGAACAGAATAATGGGTGGAAACCAGCAAACGACAAAAGCGCCAAGCACTATACTTAAAGTCTTCACAGTTTTCAAGTCTTTCTTGTATGTTGTACTTTCGAATAATTGTCCCTGTTGTGCAATTCTCCTGGAATGTTTCCTCGCTATCAAGAATATGTGTAAGGAGAATTAAAGTGATCATAAATGGACCTCCACAGAATATGACGAACAACAGAGATCGCGGCTGTGTATGACCAACTGTACAGGAGACATCTTTGAAATTAATGTCACTGTTTACATAATGTAATTCAATGTTACATAAATTACTGGTATTAACCAAATTACAAATatggtgccttttggtcctTCTTGGTGTCATTGCTGCTTGATATGTCAATGGTGATGGAATAGCAAGATGTCTGTCTATTACAATGATGAGTAAGTGGACTATTGATCCTAAGCCTCCACTTTGCGTAGCCATGGATTGTAGAAGGCAGAAGTAAATACTTCCCCTGATTGGAATTTGACCGAGAGTTATACCTGCATTGAAGACCGCATTCATCACAACAAACAAGTCCGTGCAAGCAAGACTACATATGAAATAGTTGTTGGTAGTTTGAAGCACTAGAAAACGATGAACAGACACAATGACCAGAACATTGCGAAATATGATAACACTATGATGAGAGATGTGGTAGCTGCAAAAGTAACATACGCCCCGATGAAATCGTCATCACTCAATAGTTCGGCTATCTTTCTATTCACTCTATCTTTCTATTTATCTAATGAAGTTCAATAgataacatatatgtatgattgCCATGTTTAGAGTATCCATTGATGAGTtggtttttttcaatttgtatgagagaatgaaaataaaataaaaagaagttTAATTATAATCTACAACTATATCTGGTCATTTATAGTTGTGCGCTTGCAATTAGAATGGTTTAGACGGAAATCAAGAATACTGTTGGTTGTCATACACATGGGGATTTCAAGTGGGATATCTTTCAGCAGTTTTATTCGGGAGGCCATACCTTTTTGAGAGTGCTGAGTGGGGGTAGGGGGCtgcaaatttttattttagatAAAAGCACTTTCTCCTCACCCCTTATAAACTCTCAAATGGCGGCCATGTTACTAGTACctgttgtacatacatatgtcacTCGAGTGTCCAACCACATACTGCTAACCTTTTAAAGTGGCCAACATTGACTaagtatgtgtttgtaactcgaAAGTGGTTTCAATTTACACTTGCCTATTACAAAATATCTCACCCGATGGAGCAATACCACAATGTCagcaacatttttttattgatatgttttgcGGAGACATCATtattgttgaatataaattcaaATCCAGATACATATTCAGATTCAGGTTCAGATTTTATTTCCATTTGACACCTCCGTCCCATTCAATATAGATATACAGATGTGAATTCGTTTAAAGTTTATATAAGACAAACATGTATAATGTTCAACATATCATGTAGTCATTAATTAATACAATAGAACATAACGCTATAGGTCACCACTATGAATTTAAATGTAACCATCATAATGATTTGATGTTATAAGTAACAACATGTCTAGatttaaaatttacagaattaaAATAGATTGACGAATAAAACACGACATGTATTAAGAACGAAATTTAATACTCGGCTAAAGTGCATGGAAAATCACACTTGAAGTCAATGAATGTCAATGAAAATCGGACTATATAAAGTGAGTTGATAATTTTGATCTATAGTATATACAGCATATAGTAAGTAGACAACCTGAAGTATATAAAAGTACAGTAATTGTTCATAGATGTAAAATAGAATAATGGGTAAATATCCGTACCAATAAGCTTCAGCTACAAGATAAAATACTTACTAACAAACACTTCATAAGAATGTAATAGTTAAGGAGTATTCAAATTGGAAAAAATATGCCCTTGGAAGTTTAGAGCCATTGCGCCGCTATAGCTGAGTGCAAAGAGCTTTGAGAGGTATGTGCAAGGAGAATAAACAAACATTATTGTTGAACTTGCATTACCTCAAAGCATGTAAGCAATATCTGCTAAGACTTGCATATATATCTGCTACAGTTAAAGCTACATCTGTGTGCGATATTGGTCCTATACATTTCGTTGTTCATTGTCTTCTCAATAACTTAGTGAAAGACTCTCGGAATTCGCGATTTCTCCATGCATATATAGCAGGATTTAGTGCAGAATTGCTAACTACTAGTAATGACAGGAAGTAGAGAAACCGAATTGTCCAGCACTTCGGTGAAgcaatttcaatgaaatttgtCCAAGTAATAAAAGGTAACCAACATATGACAAATGCACCAATCACTATTGCAACGGTCTTTGTTGCTTTCAAGGATTTCTTAAATGTCGTTGTTTCCAAAGCCTGTTCTTGAACTGCAATTTGCCTTGACTGCTTCCTTGCGATCCAGAAGATGTGTAAGTAAAGTACAAACATTATAATGAACGGCACACCAAAGAATAAAACCTGCCACAAGACTGAAAAATAAAGAGGTAATATTCCATCTAAATTACATGGCATATCTTGGAGATCAGCGTTACTATTCACAAGAGtgaatacaaatagaaatgtcatataaatattAGGTATTGCCCACATTGTAAGGATTGTACATTTTGCTCTTTTTGGAGTCATCCTTACGTGGTATGCCAATGGTGATGAAATAGCAAGGTGTCTATCTATTGCGATGACAAACAGGTGAAGAACTGATACTTGGCAACCCTCTTGGAAAGCGAGGGCGTGCAGCATGCAGTAGAAAATACTACCATGAAATGGCATCGTTCCAAGAGTTAAGCCTGCATTTTGTATTGCCATTCCAACAGCAATCAAATCAGCACAAGCCAAGCTGCAGATGAAATAATTGTTGACGGTTTTCAGAGCGTCGAAACGGTGAATAGATAAAATCACCAAGGTGTTGCCAAAGATAATAGCCCCTATAATGATAGATGTGGTAATTGTAACTATAACAAACGTCAATGTCAGATTGGTATCACAGATAACATAAGTTTTATCATCGCTTCCATTTATCCAAGTCAGAGGTTCACTGTTGTTCATCGTAATGTTCATCATCAGCTTGAAATGTAGTATACGCCAGTTAACCGAGGAAGTCTCTTATAGCTTCccaccctatgtaagttattaCCTAAGTGACAAATTAATGTACGCCACTCAAttgatgacatgtacatttcattatctATGTTGAATAAAgcgatatatgatatatatgtattcatagttttatattatatcATCGGGATAActtaaatagtatttcataacattttgtGACAGGTATTGATTGATTTCCCTTTCATTGATTTGATTTTCTTAATATCTGAAACCAATCAAAATGTCTTGACATAGTGATTAAACCTGAATTAGAAAGTCGTGTGACTcgacaaacaaatacaaaattgcGACATCTTATGATTGATAActgtgttgaaatatttgtcataaaGCATAGTTTAAATCAACAACAACGTGGAAATATGTTAACATATACTACTTTCCCTTTGTGGATTGCTGGGTCAGCTCTGGAACTGTATAGAATTTTGTTAACTTTAACCTGAATTTGAACGCGGTATGACTCGATAAACTCTTACTAACACTTTacttttgtttgtgttgtacgacaaaaatcttaccaacagtgccaGAGTTTGTTTCGTTGAGCAACCTTTGAAGCTTTGAACCTTTGGAGTATGACGTGGAATTGATCCATTAGTTTTTAACCCTCCCTCCTTGTCAGTAATTTCTTAAACGACCCTCTAAATTCCTTGCTTCTCCATGCATAAATAACAGGATTAAGTGCCGAATTACTAACTGCCAGAAATATTATGAAGAAATAGAACCACGGAGTTCCACATGTTGGCCAGGGAGTATCAATCGAAGCAAACAGAATAATGGGTGGAAACCAACAAACGACAAAAGCGCCAAGCACAATACTTAGAGTCTTCACAGTTTTCAAGTCTTTcttgtatgttgtattttcgAATAATTGTTCCTGTTGTGCAATTCTCCTGGAATGTTTCCTCGCTATCAAGAATATGTGTAAGTAAAGAATTAAAATGATGATAAATGGACCTGTATGGAATATGGCGAACAACAGAGTTCGCGGCAGTGTATGATTAATTGAACAGGAGACATCTTTAAAATTAATGCCACTGCTTAAATCTATAGAGTAATTCAATGTTAAATAAATTACTGGTATTAAccaaattacaaatatggcgCCTTTGGTCCTTCTTGGTGTCATTGCTGCTTGATATGCCAATGGTGATGAAATAGCACGATGCCTATCTATTGCAATGACGAGTAAGTGAACTATTGATCCTAAACTTCCAATTTGTGTAACCAGGGATCCCATAAGACAGAAGTAAATACTTCCTCTTAGTGGAATTTGGTGGAGAGCCATTCCTGCATTGAAGACCGCAGTCATCACGACAGACAGGTCCGCACAAGCAAGACTACATATGAAATAGTTGTTGGTAGTTTGAAGCACTGGAAAACGATGAACAGACAAAATGACCAGAACATTGCCGAATATGATAGCAGCTACGATGAGAGATGTGGTAACTATAACAGTAACGTATGCTCCGATGAAATCGTCATCGCACAGTAGTTCAGTGTTGTTTCCTCTTCCTTTTTCTTGTGCAGATTCTGATGTATTCATCCTGACGAGTCGACatatgtttgatatatatacgCTCAGTTAAAACAGTCTTATATCAACGTGTACTTATATGTATCTGATGACAGAGGAGTATGACAAATCTGTATTGCTCTATCGGATTTAATACAACACTGCTCTCCCTAAAGTACACAATTTGATGGACAGAAATGTGACAATGTTGACAATAGTTTGATTTTGTAGATATGGTCTGAAAGGAAAATTATCTTGCATTTAATAAAAACTGcagttaattaacactacctTGTCAATGGTCCAAATAAGTTGAATCGGTGAAAATATAGTCATCCATTGacaaattttaattaatttgacacacacacacacacacacacacacacacacacacacacacacgcagtcctcaagcaggcttcctcatactcaaATGTTagcaaacgatgtcaactatgtctctgagaaaaatatgttattataaCCGCTGATAAATCAACCACCTTGAATAGCAGATCTGAACTAATTAGTAAATGCAgacacgctaacaagttcttacttaataatacgtaacctttgtttacatacaagtttgtgtacacacagccgtcaaTGAACACACCTAAGTACTGTACATAAACTCAGACCACGTTAGTAGTCTGAGACATAAAGCAGCATGTAAAGTCAACGACTGCAATATTACGCCTGaagatccttctggtgaaacggtccgtagcgtaaatccataatgtaatatcatactcgtaatctttcattttatgtatatgACAACAAGGGTGTTTCTGTATCGAATTGTATATGGAAAATAACAAGAAGGGAAGTTTAATGATAACCTAAAGCAATATTGGCATAAATTGCTATTGATTAGTGCGATTAGAGAAAGCATTTAGAGTGATTACAGTCAAATTAAAAGGTGATCCCGGTAGTGCCGGTTGTCGTATACAGGCTTctaatgtatatattatcaaGTGAACATAACTTTCAGGTGATACATAGATTCTTTCTTTCAGCAACAATATCACTTTGGTTTAAGAGTGATAACGTCTTCTCAGTAAATCAAAATCAGTGAAAAGGTCAGAGCCactgaaacattattttttttatgaaacgTAAAGTTTACATAAGCACTGATTAGACCAATACAACTGTCATTTATGGTTCCTTTGTTCCTACAATtgattaatattcataccaCAACAGCTTACGTTATCTCTCATACCCCATGCGCCATGCTGTCGGGTAATAACGTAGCTGAAGCACAGATGAAATGACTCCACCTACACAAAGTACTCAGGTTCACCAACCTAGTTTCCAGATCCAAATTATATGGACTTCGAAGCTTGTATTCTCATTAATTATCAAATGGCtgatttcaataaaaatatacacaagtatTAAGCTATACACGTATGTCTATATCAATGCATATACCAAACTATGTGatatttgaagtgtgcattcctaattactgaaaaccgcTAATTAGTCCAAGTATGTGGTTGTTTCGACTTCTAAGTGAGATATTGGTATATTAACTTTCATACttcaatttcttttcaataaCTTTATGAAAGACTCTCGAAAGTCACGGTTTCTCCATGCATAGATAGCTGGATTTACTGCAGAGTTGCTAACTGCTAGTGAGAACACGATATAATACAGCCAAGGTGTTCCACATTCAGCCGAAGGCAATTGAACAATAGGAGCCATTATAGCGAATGGTATCCAACAGATGGCAAATGCACCAATCACTATAGCAAAGGTCTTTGTTGCTTTTAAGGCTTTCTTAAACGTCGCTGTTTCGAAGGTTATATGTTGTTGTACTGCAATTTGCCTTGAATGCCTTTTTGCGATCCAGAAGATATGTAAGTATAGGATAAACATAATGATGAAGGGCGTTATGAAAAATGACATAGCCCAGAACATTGAAAATTCAGGGGGTAATATCCCTCGCATGTCGCACTGAATGTCTTGAAAATCAATGTCATTTGTAGCTTGAATACATGGATAGAGAACTGTTAGATATAAAAGAGGTATTATCCAAATTGAAAAGATGGTCCATTTTGCTCTTCTTGGTGTCATCTTTACCGGATATGTAAGTGGTGATGTAATAGCAAGGTGTCTATCTATTGCGATGACAAGCAGGTGAATAATTGATACCTGGCAACCCTCTAAAAAAGAAGCTGCTTGTAATATGCAGTAGTAAATGTTGCCATAATTTGGAATCGTTCCAAGAACCATACCTGCATTACTAACTGCACTGAGAGTCGCAAGCAAATCAGCACAAGCCAAGCTGCATATAAAATAATTGTTGATGGTTTTCAGAGCTTGGAAGCGACGAACAGATAAAATCACCAATGTGTTGCCAAAAATGATAGCCCCTATAATGAGAGATGTGGTAATTGTAACTATAATGTGTGCCACTGTCCCATTGGAATCACAGATAACATCAGTTGCATTGTCAGTTCCATTTGGTCCATTCGAGGATTCAGAAGTGTTCATCATCAGCATGATCACCGGATATAAGATTATTACATGTCCTATTAGTTGCAAGTGTGATATCTGAATGATTAAAAATAGTGGTAGGGTTTCTTTTCACTTACGAATGATTTGCATAAGTGTCAGATTAGTTCATCGAATGACATTGATGACATGtgcaaatacattaaaatactatTTCTTAAAGGAACGACTAACTGTAACGATATACCCTCGAGACAAACATGTCTCATATTTCAAGACAGTTGCTAATTGATTTCGCTGTCACTAACTTCCTCATTAGTATGTGTCTAGGAGACAATGACggtttttatcatttaaaaaggTCATTTCTCCAGTAGTTTATtttgacacaaacaaacaaacaaacaaacacgcgcgcacgcacgcacgcacgcatgcatgcgtacatacatacatacatacatacatacatacatacatacatacatacatacatacatacatacatacatacatacatatttagaaatgttcgggttttgacCTGGCATTTCtgtgtctcgccaatttttcctttgaaaaagaatatttattcgaaacgtcggatttaacagctatatatacggactggtttattagttccttatgcatttctttctacatacatacatacatacatacatacatacatacatacatacatacatacatacatacatgcatacatgcatgcatgcatgcatgcaggcaggcaggcaggcaggcaggcaggcagacagacagacagacagacagacagacagacagacagacagacagacagacagataatgACAAACATATCTCATAAGTATCACAACAAGTTAccctggtgtgtgtgtgtgtgtgtttataacACACTTTGTGTTAAGAAAGGATTCATAAAAGTCGTTTTGACAGATGGTATAGAAGATTCAGTCAGAGAAATGATTTCATACGtatgttgatatttatttgCGCCGATTCATAACTTCTACCATAGGAGAGGTGTATATCTC from Glandiceps talaboti chromosome 18, keGlaTala1.1, whole genome shotgun sequence includes:
- the LOC144449688 gene encoding octopamine receptor beta-2R-like — translated: MLMMNTSESSNGPNGTDNATDVICDSNGTVAHIIVTITTSLIIGAIIFGNTLVILSVRRFQALKTINNYFICSLACADLLATLSAVSNAGMVLGTIPNYGNIYYCILQAASFLEGCQVSIIHLLVIAIDRHLAITSPLTYPVKMTPRRAKWTIFSIWIIPLLYLTVLYPCIQATNDIDFQDIQCDMRGILPPEFSMFWAMSFFITPFIIMFILYLHIFWIAKRHSRQIAVQQHITFETATFKKALKATKTFAIVIGAFAICWIPFAIMAPIVQLPSAECGTPWLYYIVFSLAVSNSAVNPAIYAWRNRDFRESFIKLLKRN
- the LOC144449687 gene encoding trace amine-associated receptor 5-like → MNNSEPLTWINGSDDKTYVICDTNLTLTFVIVTITTSIIIGAIIFGNTLVILSIHRFDALKTVNNYFICSLACADLIAVGMAIQNAGLTLGTMPFHGSIFYCMLHALAFQEGCQVSVLHLFVIAIDRHLAISSPLAYHVRMTPKRAKCTILTMWAIPNIYMTFLFVFTLVNSNADLQDMPCNLDGILPLYFSVLWQVLFFGVPFIIMFVLYLHIFWIARKQSRQIAVQEQALETTTFKKSLKATKTVAIVIGAFVICWLPFITWTNFIEIASPKCWTIRFLYFLSLLVVSNSALNPAIYAWRNREFRESFTKLLRRQ